A DNA window from Aphelocoma coerulescens isolate FSJ_1873_10779 chromosome 7, UR_Acoe_1.0, whole genome shotgun sequence contains the following coding sequences:
- the SPOPL gene encoding speckle-type POZ protein-like isoform X2: protein MSRVPTPPPPGEMSSGPVAESWCYTQVKVVKFSYMWTINNFSFCREEMGEVLKSSTFSSGPNDKMKWCLRVNPKGLDDESKDYLSLYLLLVSCPKSEVRAKFKFSLLNAKREETKAMESQRAYRFVQGKDWGFKKFIRRDFLLDEANGLLPDDKLTLFCEVSVVQDSVNISGQSNTNTLKVPECRLAEDLGNLWETTRFTDCSFYVGGQEFKAHKSVLAARSPVFNAMFEHEMEESKKNRVEINDVDPEVFKEMMRFIYTGKAPNLEKMADNLLAAADKYALERLKVMCEEALCSNLSVENVADILILADLHSAEQLKAQAIDFINRCSVLRQLGCKDGKNWNSKGTVL, encoded by the exons ATGTCAAGGGTTCCCACCCCACCTCCTCCTGGGGAGATGTCCAGTGGACCTGTGGCTGAAAGCTGGTGTTACACACAG GTTAAAGTAGTAAAATTTTCGTACATGTGGACCATTAATAACTTCAGTTTTTGCCGTGAAGAAATGGGTGAAGTTTTAAAGAGTTCTACATTTTCATCAGGGCCAAATGACAAAATGAAGTG gtgCCTGAGAGTGAATCCAAAGGGATTAGATGATGAAAGCAAAGACTATTTGTCATTGTATTTGCTTTTAGTCAGTTGTCCAAAAAGTGAAGTCAGAGCAAAATTCAAATTTTCCCTGCTGAATGCTAAAAGAGAAGAAACGAAAGCCATGG AAAGCCAAAGAGCGTATCGATTTGTGCAAGGCAAGGACTGGGGGTTTAAGAAATTTATCCGAAGAGATTTTTTACTAGATGAAGCTAATGGTCTTCTACCAGATGACAAGCTTACATTATTTTGTGAG GTAAGCGTGGTCCAAGACTCAGTAAATATATCAGGACAGTCTAATACAAACACTTTGAAGGTACCTGAATGTCGACTAGCAGAAGATTTAGGGAATCTCTGGGAAACAACAAGATTTACAGATTGCAGTTTTTATGTAGGAGGACAAGAATTCAAAGCTCATAAGTCTGTCCTTGCAG cacgatctccagttTTTAATGCAATGTTTGAACATGAAATGGAGGAAAGCAAAAAG AATCGTGTAGAAATAAACGATGTAGACCCTgaagtttttaaagaaatgatgAGATTCATTTACACAGGAAAAGCACCAAACCTTGAAAAAATGGCTGACAATTTGTTGGCAGCTGCAGACAAA tATGCACTGGAACGGCTGAAGGTGATGTGTGAGGAAGCACTCTGTAGTAACCTCTCGGTAGAAAACGTTGCTGACATTCTTATCCTCGCAGATTTGCACAGCGCTGAACAGCTAAAAGCACAAGCAATAGACTTTATTAACAG gtgcagtgttCTTAGACAACTTGGGTGTAAAGATGGGAAAAACTGGAATAGCAA GGGCACAGTGCTGTGA
- the SPOPL gene encoding speckle-type POZ protein-like isoform X1 → MSRVPTPPPPGEMSSGPVAESWCYTQVKVVKFSYMWTINNFSFCREEMGEVLKSSTFSSGPNDKMKWCLRVNPKGLDDESKDYLSLYLLLVSCPKSEVRAKFKFSLLNAKREETKAMESQRAYRFVQGKDWGFKKFIRRDFLLDEANGLLPDDKLTLFCEVSVVQDSVNISGQSNTNTLKVPECRLAEDLGNLWETTRFTDCSFYVGGQEFKAHKSVLAARSPVFNAMFEHEMEESKKNRVEINDVDPEVFKEMMRFIYTGKAPNLEKMADNLLAAADKYALERLKVMCEEALCSNLSVENVADILILADLHSAEQLKAQAIDFINRCSVLRQLGCKDGKNWNSNQATDIMETAGWKSMIHSHPHLVAEAFRALASAQCPQFGIPRKRLKQS, encoded by the exons ATGTCAAGGGTTCCCACCCCACCTCCTCCTGGGGAGATGTCCAGTGGACCTGTGGCTGAAAGCTGGTGTTACACACAG GTTAAAGTAGTAAAATTTTCGTACATGTGGACCATTAATAACTTCAGTTTTTGCCGTGAAGAAATGGGTGAAGTTTTAAAGAGTTCTACATTTTCATCAGGGCCAAATGACAAAATGAAGTG gtgCCTGAGAGTGAATCCAAAGGGATTAGATGATGAAAGCAAAGACTATTTGTCATTGTATTTGCTTTTAGTCAGTTGTCCAAAAAGTGAAGTCAGAGCAAAATTCAAATTTTCCCTGCTGAATGCTAAAAGAGAAGAAACGAAAGCCATGG AAAGCCAAAGAGCGTATCGATTTGTGCAAGGCAAGGACTGGGGGTTTAAGAAATTTATCCGAAGAGATTTTTTACTAGATGAAGCTAATGGTCTTCTACCAGATGACAAGCTTACATTATTTTGTGAG GTAAGCGTGGTCCAAGACTCAGTAAATATATCAGGACAGTCTAATACAAACACTTTGAAGGTACCTGAATGTCGACTAGCAGAAGATTTAGGGAATCTCTGGGAAACAACAAGATTTACAGATTGCAGTTTTTATGTAGGAGGACAAGAATTCAAAGCTCATAAGTCTGTCCTTGCAG cacgatctccagttTTTAATGCAATGTTTGAACATGAAATGGAGGAAAGCAAAAAG AATCGTGTAGAAATAAACGATGTAGACCCTgaagtttttaaagaaatgatgAGATTCATTTACACAGGAAAAGCACCAAACCTTGAAAAAATGGCTGACAATTTGTTGGCAGCTGCAGACAAA tATGCACTGGAACGGCTGAAGGTGATGTGTGAGGAAGCACTCTGTAGTAACCTCTCGGTAGAAAACGTTGCTGACATTCTTATCCTCGCAGATTTGCACAGCGCTGAACAGCTAAAAGCACAAGCAATAGACTTTATTAACAG gtgcagtgttCTTAGACAACTTGGGTGTAAAGATGGGAAAAACTGGAATAGCAA CCAAGCAACAGACATaatggaaacagcaggctggaagtCCATGATCCACTCCCACCCTCACTTAGTAGCCGAGGCCTTTCGCGCTCTGGCGTCTGCACAGTGTCCACAGTTTGGCATTCCACGCAAACGGCTAAAACAGTCCTGA